A single genomic interval of Arthrobacter sp. NicSoilB8 harbors:
- a CDS encoding HNH endonuclease signature motif containing protein: MLELKRIYWTRQLLRLAMAALTVWILAAAILSLVARSGYATAVRAPTTVTAVFTGMFEGVLAAVTLPGVLAVVLTICASVLRARDVKRRDPVRRFSRQQRREGMSRADGQCEMEAAFRSRCARPAEHGDHFYPWSKGGSTSLRNFVAACSRCNRAKGAQIPSPGQQERLERRRRTYVTLEDAVAVGERQPLPN, encoded by the coding sequence ATGCTTGAATTGAAACGCATCTACTGGACGCGCCAATTACTCCGGTTGGCCATGGCCGCGTTGACGGTGTGGATCCTCGCCGCTGCCATCCTGTCGCTCGTGGCGCGTTCCGGGTACGCAACTGCGGTACGAGCACCCACGACCGTCACAGCCGTCTTTACAGGGATGTTCGAGGGCGTGCTGGCGGCCGTCACGCTTCCAGGCGTCCTCGCCGTCGTCCTGACCATTTGCGCGTCGGTCCTCCGCGCACGGGACGTCAAGCGCCGCGATCCGGTCCGGCGCTTCAGCCGCCAGCAGCGCCGCGAAGGCATGTCGCGGGCAGACGGCCAGTGCGAGATGGAGGCGGCCTTCCGCAGCCGCTGTGCCCGTCCGGCGGAACACGGTGACCATTTCTACCCGTGGTCCAAGGGCGGATCCACCAGCCTGCGGAACTTCGTCGCCGCGTGCAGCAGGTGCAACCGCGCGAAAGGCGCGCAGATCCCGTCGCCCGGCCAGCAGGAAAGACTGGAACGACGACGGCGGACGTACGTAACGCTCGAAGATGCGGTTGCCGTCGGCGAACGGCAGCCGCTCCCGAACTGA
- a CDS encoding TfoX/Sxy family protein, whose translation MEMPKASDADKEHFRSVLPDHPEVVVKPMFGNLGAFVHGNMFAGLFGPTIGVKLAEADKEALESTERTVPFGPPERPMGGYTGLPEFWNAEGDGDEARAKAWVEKAFEYVAGLPPKEPKVSKPRPKKLQG comes from the coding sequence ATGGAAATGCCGAAAGCGTCCGACGCCGACAAGGAGCACTTCCGCTCGGTGCTCCCGGACCATCCCGAGGTGGTCGTCAAGCCAATGTTTGGGAACCTTGGGGCGTTCGTGCACGGCAACATGTTCGCCGGCTTGTTCGGTCCCACCATTGGAGTGAAGCTGGCCGAGGCAGATAAAGAGGCGCTTGAAAGCACCGAGCGGACCGTTCCGTTCGGGCCGCCGGAGCGCCCCATGGGCGGCTATACGGGCTTGCCGGAATTCTGGAACGCCGAGGGCGACGGCGATGAGGCGCGGGCCAAGGCCTGGGTGGAGAAAGCATTCGAGTACGTGGCCGGGCTGCCGCCCAAGGAGCCGAAGGTTTCTAAGCCCCGGCCCAAGAAGTTGCAAGGCTAG
- a CDS encoding cold-shock protein → MATGTVKWFNAEKGFGFISPDDSSQDVFAHYSAINSSGFRSLEENQKVSFETEQGPKGPQATNIQAI, encoded by the coding sequence ATGGCTACTGGTACCGTCAAATGGTTTAACGCTGAAAAGGGCTTCGGCTTCATTTCCCCCGATGACTCCTCACAGGACGTTTTCGCACACTACTCTGCGATCAACTCCTCCGGCTTCCGCTCCCTCGAAGAGAACCAGAAGGTCTCCTTCGAAACCGAGCAGGGCCCCAAGGGTCCCCAGGCCACCAACATCCAGGCTATCTAA
- a CDS encoding DUF1905 domain-containing protein, translating to MTASYSFRGELWHYPEESGWHFITLPTELAEELRDDAAPFAKAFGSVKVTASIAGQRWSTSLFPDTKSGSYLLPVKKAIRTAAGLRAGDEVDVELDLEFGS from the coding sequence GTGACGGCGTCGTACTCGTTCCGTGGCGAGCTGTGGCACTATCCCGAGGAATCCGGGTGGCATTTCATTACGCTGCCCACGGAGCTGGCCGAAGAGCTCCGGGACGACGCCGCCCCGTTCGCCAAGGCCTTCGGTTCGGTCAAGGTGACCGCTTCGATCGCCGGGCAGCGGTGGTCCACCTCGCTTTTCCCGGACACCAAGAGCGGCTCGTACCTCCTGCCGGTGAAGAAGGCCATCAGGACGGCGGCGGGCCTGCGCGCCGGAGACGAGGTCGACGTCGAACTCGATCTGGAATTCGGCAGCTGA
- a CDS encoding BTAD domain-containing putative transcriptional regulator, which produces MLAYLALQPDGTGRARTAALLFPDAEDPLGALRWNLSELRRTLGTDSVGGDPLRLAMPAGWHCDVLAVLHPAGDADPRAFDGQLLEGLSFADCPVFESWLEDQRHRLENCVLALLYEASLGALSAGRADDAVDLATRALRLDPFNADCHAVLIKALLSLGEYRRAREQADKCRDLYRRELGLGLPAEVRRALADADPAAEPGMPASAATVRSYLDAAGASLSAGSVDRGLEQLRLAVGLAQRTDDHHLLAESLVTLSGAMIHQAGGRGAEVADLLHRALSAEGPDGVSRTAATAFRELGYLSVQRGVPDRAAGWLDRATRAAQGIPDEQARILAIQGMLASDTAHYGDAVTAFTESGRLAREVGNRRQQAFSEALLGRVHLLRGDLELAAACLDRALDWVAGEHWTAFEPFVAGVRGETYLAAGRLDAAADLIDRSWVMAELAGDHCYMALAAGAEARLFLAHGDLAAAEHWINRGLEPTPWYLWYSARLLDVAAEVAIATGSPRAAEFVERLAALASRSGMREFVVRAQSHRAVLGDEAAAQTVPWLAREIDNPALAAFLDRRHGVSL; this is translated from the coding sequence GTGCTGGCCTACCTCGCGCTGCAACCGGACGGCACCGGCCGCGCCCGGACGGCGGCCCTGCTGTTCCCCGACGCCGAGGACCCCCTCGGTGCCCTGCGCTGGAACCTCTCCGAGCTGCGGCGGACCCTCGGCACGGACTCGGTCGGCGGCGATCCGCTGCGGCTCGCAATGCCGGCCGGATGGCACTGCGACGTCCTCGCGGTCCTGCACCCCGCCGGCGACGCCGACCCCCGCGCGTTCGATGGCCAGCTCCTGGAGGGCCTGTCCTTCGCGGACTGCCCCGTGTTCGAGTCGTGGCTGGAGGACCAGCGGCACCGGCTCGAGAACTGCGTGCTGGCGCTGCTCTACGAGGCGTCGCTCGGTGCGCTGTCGGCGGGAAGGGCGGACGACGCCGTCGACCTCGCCACCCGCGCGCTGCGCCTGGACCCGTTCAACGCCGACTGCCACGCCGTGCTGATCAAGGCCCTGCTCTCCCTGGGCGAGTACCGGCGGGCGCGGGAGCAGGCGGACAAGTGCCGGGACCTTTACCGCCGGGAGCTCGGGCTCGGGCTGCCCGCGGAGGTGCGCCGGGCGCTGGCGGACGCGGACCCCGCGGCCGAGCCGGGGATGCCGGCCAGTGCGGCCACGGTGCGGTCCTACCTCGACGCCGCCGGGGCGTCGCTCTCGGCGGGTTCGGTGGACCGCGGGCTGGAGCAGCTGCGGCTCGCCGTCGGGCTCGCCCAGCGCACCGATGATCATCATCTGCTCGCCGAATCCCTGGTCACGCTGTCCGGGGCCATGATCCACCAGGCCGGCGGCCGGGGAGCCGAGGTGGCCGATCTCCTGCACCGCGCGCTGTCCGCGGAAGGGCCCGACGGCGTCTCCCGGACTGCCGCTACCGCCTTCCGCGAGCTGGGCTACTTGTCCGTGCAGCGCGGCGTTCCGGACCGCGCGGCCGGCTGGCTGGACCGGGCGACGCGCGCGGCGCAGGGAATCCCGGACGAGCAGGCACGGATCCTGGCGATCCAGGGCATGCTGGCCTCGGACACCGCACACTATGGGGACGCGGTGACGGCCTTCACCGAATCCGGGAGGCTGGCCCGGGAGGTCGGGAACCGGCGGCAGCAGGCGTTCAGCGAGGCCCTGCTGGGTCGAGTGCACCTGCTGCGGGGGGACCTGGAGCTGGCGGCCGCCTGTCTGGACCGGGCCCTGGACTGGGTGGCGGGGGAACACTGGACGGCGTTCGAGCCGTTCGTCGCCGGAGTCCGGGGCGAAACCTACCTCGCCGCGGGCCGGCTGGACGCCGCGGCGGACCTGATCGACCGGTCCTGGGTCATGGCCGAGCTCGCCGGCGACCACTGCTACATGGCTCTGGCGGCAGGCGCCGAAGCCCGGCTGTTCCTGGCGCACGGCGACCTCGCCGCCGCAGAGCACTGGATCAACCGCGGCCTGGAACCCACGCCGTGGTACCTCTGGTATTCGGCCCGGCTGCTCGATGTTGCCGCGGAAGTCGCCATCGCCACCGGATCCCCGCGTGCTGCCGAGTTCGTCGAGCGCCTGGCCGCGCTGGCCAGCCGCAGCGGGATGCGGGAGTTCGTGGTCCGGGCGCAGTCCCACCGCGCGGTCCTCGGCGACGAGGCTGCCGCCCAGACCGTGCCGTGGCTGGCCCGGGAGATCGACAATCCCGCGCTGGCCGCCTTCCTGGACCGGCGCCACGGCGTCTCGCTGTGA
- a CDS encoding helix-turn-helix domain-containing protein, with the protein MLGKSYDTQVCSIARSLELVGERWSLLIIRDALFAGVTRFGDFQHNLGIATNVLTSRLDSFVTSGIMERAGSADYILTAKGRALAVALIALTEWGDTWASPIEPPILYRHAVCGDGAVHAVATCEACGIVPAEEVAIRLGPGMPADYPSTRRGGTRAN; encoded by the coding sequence ATGCTAGGGAAGTCTTACGACACGCAGGTGTGCTCGATCGCGCGATCACTCGAGCTCGTCGGCGAGCGGTGGAGTCTGCTCATCATCCGCGACGCCCTGTTCGCCGGGGTGACGCGCTTCGGCGACTTCCAGCACAACCTCGGGATCGCGACAAACGTGCTCACGTCCCGGCTGGATTCGTTCGTCACCAGCGGCATCATGGAGCGCGCAGGTTCCGCCGACTACATCCTCACGGCCAAGGGCCGCGCACTCGCGGTCGCGCTCATCGCGCTCACCGAGTGGGGCGACACCTGGGCGTCCCCTATCGAACCGCCGATCCTGTACCGGCACGCCGTCTGCGGTGACGGCGCGGTGCACGCGGTCGCAACATGCGAGGCGTGCGGCATTGTGCCCGCGGAGGAGGTCGCGATCCGCCTCGGCCCCGGCATGCCTGCCGATTATCCCTCCACGCGACGCGGAGGAACCCGCGCGAACTGA
- a CDS encoding SRPBCC domain-containing protein, whose product MTANYTTTITVDATPQKAFDAINNVPAWWGRITGSTTAVGDEFVYVVPGLHYSGFRVTDIEPARRIAWLVTGSYLDFTADKQEWNGTTVRFDIQEADGGTRVTFTHEGLEPEDECYDVCSNAWGMFVNGSLKALIETGVGQPYSFDGDEALTAADHAELHHQVAAAARAANNNAS is encoded by the coding sequence ATGACCGCGAACTACACGACAACGATCACCGTGGATGCCACGCCGCAAAAGGCGTTCGATGCGATCAACAACGTCCCCGCGTGGTGGGGGCGGATCACCGGCTCGACCACCGCAGTCGGCGACGAGTTCGTCTACGTCGTCCCGGGGCTGCACTACAGCGGATTCCGGGTCACCGACATCGAACCGGCACGACGCATCGCGTGGCTCGTCACGGGCAGCTACCTCGATTTCACCGCAGATAAGCAGGAGTGGAATGGCACGACCGTCCGGTTCGACATCCAGGAGGCCGATGGCGGAACGCGGGTCACCTTCACCCACGAGGGCCTCGAGCCCGAGGACGAGTGCTACGACGTGTGTTCGAACGCGTGGGGCATGTTCGTGAACGGTAGCCTCAAGGCGCTCATCGAAACCGGCGTAGGCCAGCCGTACTCATTCGATGGCGACGAGGCGCTCACCGCAGCCGATCATGCAGAGCTGCACCACCAGGTGGCCGCGGCAGCCAGGGCCGCGAACAACAACGCAAGCTGA
- a CDS encoding PspC domain-containing protein, whose translation MERSLMRPRNRKILAGVCAAIAQRFGISVTLVRLGFVFFGFFGVGELVYIALWILIPKAK comes from the coding sequence ATGGAACGATCTCTGATGAGGCCAAGGAACCGCAAGATCCTCGCGGGAGTCTGCGCAGCCATTGCCCAACGCTTCGGCATCTCCGTGACCCTGGTCCGCCTCGGCTTCGTGTTCTTCGGCTTCTTCGGCGTCGGCGAGCTGGTCTACATCGCGTTGTGGATCCTCATCCCCAAGGCAAAATAA
- a CDS encoding VOC family protein, with translation MAIKLENVGIAVRDLEAAIAFFTDLGLTVIGRDTVSGEWTDTAVGLDGNHANIAMLQTPDGHGRLELFEYIHPEAIESNPTRPNEIGMHRVAFSVDDIDKALEIAAKHGCHPLRGVATYKDVYKLTYLRGPSGIIVMLAEELKKG, from the coding sequence ATGGCCATCAAACTTGAGAACGTCGGCATCGCCGTCCGCGACCTCGAAGCAGCAATCGCCTTTTTCACCGACCTCGGGCTCACCGTCATCGGCCGTGACACGGTCAGCGGCGAGTGGACCGATACCGCCGTCGGACTTGACGGAAACCACGCCAACATCGCGATGCTCCAGACCCCGGACGGTCATGGTCGACTCGAGCTTTTCGAATACATCCATCCCGAAGCGATCGAGTCGAACCCGACTCGTCCCAACGAGATTGGCATGCACCGCGTGGCCTTCTCGGTAGACGACATCGATAAGGCCCTCGAGATAGCTGCGAAGCACGGATGCCATCCGCTACGCGGTGTGGCGACCTATAAGGACGTCTATAAACTCACCTACCTCCGCGGCCCCAGCGGAATCATCGTGATGCTCGCCGAGGAACTGAAGAAAGGCTGA
- a CDS encoding type II toxin-antitoxin system VapC family toxin produces MDTSAALKLVVEEPESPALAKYLEAAVSRGDKLAASMLLYTELHCAANRRGLPGGLVNSVLSGINLADVARSDLMYAAALPGRLRSADAIHLAAAIRLQADVVVAYDAELLAAAVDAGLSVFSPGVPG; encoded by the coding sequence GTGGACACGTCGGCCGCCCTCAAACTCGTGGTGGAGGAACCGGAATCGCCCGCCCTGGCAAAGTACCTCGAGGCCGCCGTGTCCCGCGGCGACAAGCTGGCGGCCTCCATGCTCCTGTACACGGAGCTTCACTGCGCCGCCAACCGGCGGGGACTTCCCGGCGGGCTGGTTAATTCCGTGCTGAGTGGAATCAATCTGGCGGACGTGGCGCGCTCGGACTTGATGTACGCGGCCGCCTTGCCTGGCCGGCTGCGCAGCGCTGATGCCATTCACTTGGCGGCGGCTATCCGGCTCCAGGCCGATGTCGTAGTCGCCTACGACGCCGAGCTGCTGGCCGCCGCCGTCGACGCCGGCCTCAGCGTCTTCTCCCCCGGAGTCCCGGGCTGA
- a CDS encoding type II toxin-antitoxin system Phd/YefM family antitoxin yields the protein MHSQVHHFVASSPPNVLPFPGDKRVATIATEAGMTTIPHRELRNQSSKILERVKNGETIEVTNNGEVAAVLIPPSSSPFERLLLAGQIRRAAPGAVDFQSLPRVGAASTTAEILGDVRGDR from the coding sequence GTGCACTCGCAGGTGCACCATTTCGTCGCTTCATCGCCCCCTAACGTCCTGCCCTTCCCGGGCGACAAGCGCGTTGCTACGATTGCTACGGAGGCTGGCATGACAACAATTCCGCACCGCGAACTTCGCAACCAGAGCAGCAAAATTCTTGAGCGCGTGAAAAACGGCGAAACCATTGAGGTGACCAACAACGGGGAAGTCGCCGCGGTTCTCATCCCTCCGTCCTCCTCCCCGTTCGAGCGGCTGCTTTTGGCAGGGCAGATCCGGCGGGCCGCCCCGGGTGCCGTTGATTTTCAGTCGCTGCCGCGGGTCGGTGCAGCATCCACGACCGCGGAAATACTGGGCGACGTTCGCGGCGACCGTTGA
- a CDS encoding DUF6176 family protein — protein MECITWFAPILPGKLEEWKALDAEMAGARADDHKRSRERMGITREVASLMQTPQGDFVCLFHEAEDLAKAFGTLATSDDPYDVWFREQLVKLHGLTSEMLQGPPPAQLTFDYKAG, from the coding sequence ATGGAATGCATAACGTGGTTCGCGCCGATCCTGCCCGGGAAACTGGAGGAGTGGAAGGCCCTGGACGCCGAGATGGCCGGGGCCCGCGCCGACGACCACAAACGCTCGCGCGAGCGCATGGGCATCACCCGGGAGGTCGCCAGCCTCATGCAGACCCCGCAGGGGGACTTCGTCTGCCTGTTCCATGAGGCCGAGGACCTGGCCAAGGCGTTCGGAACGCTCGCGACCTCGGACGATCCCTACGACGTGTGGTTCCGCGAGCAGCTCGTGAAGCTCCACGGCCTGACGTCCGAGATGCTGCAGGGTCCTCCCCCGGCCCAGCTGACGTTCGATTACAAGGCAGGCTGA
- a CDS encoding glycosyltransferase: MPSFLFATLDAGGNLAPALGIARELLRQGHRVRFLGHATQAAAVEAAGAEFLPYRCAATLDPAVPAPAHRQFAAMLNVFSDSGIGRDLVEEARREPPDVVVVDCLLLGAIEAAAKAGLPQVVLVHSFFAYFDGPFRHGPMGAALSLKRLPPRRVLGRADRVLVCADPLLDPAGSWDRVSWESDPDRVVWSGAVVDDVVPATAAGAPGTAAALPDGGSPLAELPDGGTPPRVLASLSTTAFPGQQEVLQKILDAASGLPVELIVTTGPAVDPASLSAPANASVRRYVDHSEIMPGCSAVICHGGHSTSMRALALGLPVMVLPMHPMMDQHMVGKAISNAGAGVLLSRKSSPDQIGAALTALLASESQRKAAAFIGARLRSAGGARTGAQVLADLAGLVSVAG; encoded by the coding sequence ATGCCGAGTTTCCTCTTCGCCACGCTCGACGCCGGCGGCAACCTGGCGCCGGCCCTGGGCATCGCCCGCGAGCTGCTGCGGCAAGGACACCGGGTCCGCTTCCTCGGGCACGCCACTCAGGCGGCGGCGGTGGAAGCCGCCGGCGCCGAATTCCTCCCCTACCGCTGTGCGGCCACGCTGGATCCGGCCGTTCCCGCCCCGGCGCACCGGCAGTTCGCGGCGATGCTGAACGTGTTCAGCGACTCCGGCATCGGCCGGGACCTCGTGGAGGAGGCACGGCGGGAGCCGCCGGACGTCGTCGTCGTCGATTGCCTGCTCCTGGGCGCGATCGAAGCAGCGGCGAAGGCCGGGCTGCCGCAAGTTGTGTTGGTGCACAGCTTCTTCGCGTACTTCGACGGCCCGTTCCGGCATGGTCCCATGGGCGCCGCGCTCTCGCTCAAGCGGCTGCCGCCGCGCCGCGTGCTGGGGCGGGCGGACCGGGTGCTGGTCTGCGCGGATCCGCTGCTGGATCCGGCCGGATCCTGGGACCGCGTCTCCTGGGAGAGCGACCCGGACCGGGTGGTGTGGTCCGGGGCCGTGGTGGACGACGTCGTACCGGCCACTGCCGCAGGGGCGCCCGGAACTGCCGCCGCGCTTCCCGACGGCGGCTCGCCGCTGGCCGAGCTTCCCGACGGCGGGACGCCGCCGCGGGTCCTGGCGAGCCTGAGCACCACGGCGTTTCCCGGGCAGCAGGAAGTGCTGCAGAAGATCCTGGACGCGGCGTCCGGATTGCCCGTGGAGCTGATTGTGACCACGGGCCCCGCGGTGGATCCCGCGAGCCTGTCCGCGCCGGCGAACGCCTCGGTGCGCCGCTACGTGGACCACAGCGAGATCATGCCGGGCTGCAGCGCGGTCATCTGCCACGGCGGGCACTCCACCTCCATGCGCGCGCTGGCCCTCGGACTTCCGGTCATGGTCCTGCCGATGCACCCGATGATGGACCAGCACATGGTCGGCAAGGCCATCAGCAATGCGGGGGCCGGCGTGCTCCTGAGCCGCAAGTCGTCGCCGGACCAGATCGGCGCCGCGCTTACGGCTCTCCTGGCATCGGAGAGCCAGCGGAAGGCCGCAGCGTTTATCGGCGCCCGCCTCCGCAGTGCCGGCGGTGCCCGGACGGGCGCTCAGGTCCTCGCCGACCTGGCCGGTCTCGTCAGCGTGGCCGGGTGA
- a CDS encoding TetR/AcrR family transcriptional regulator translates to MTTTGPGRPRKQQPSRPGATARDEILDAAAELFTTQGYANTSTRAIAEAVGIRQSSLYHHFSHKDDILEVLLAGTVASGLAFARAVCAGDDGDRSPVAAAARLHAVALYDGTQLCNARWNLGVLYNLPEARSARFHSFMADRTELRGLYQRLGAELPENGWTAAGQNGDLVFRLVESLVNLRADGLNTPDSPQQAADAGIVLCGLAGSLAEVRAQSAALVARRNP, encoded by the coding sequence GTGACAACAACCGGCCCCGGGCGCCCCCGCAAGCAGCAACCCTCCCGCCCCGGGGCTACGGCGCGGGACGAGATCCTCGACGCCGCGGCCGAACTTTTCACCACCCAGGGGTACGCCAACACCTCAACCCGCGCCATCGCCGAGGCCGTGGGGATCCGCCAGTCATCGCTTTACCACCACTTCAGCCACAAGGACGACATCCTTGAAGTTCTCCTGGCAGGCACGGTGGCCAGCGGCCTCGCCTTTGCCCGCGCGGTGTGCGCCGGGGATGACGGCGACCGCAGCCCCGTGGCCGCGGCGGCGCGGCTGCACGCCGTCGCCCTCTATGACGGAACCCAGCTGTGCAACGCCAGGTGGAACCTCGGCGTGCTCTACAACCTGCCGGAGGCGCGCAGCGCGCGGTTCCACAGCTTCATGGCTGACCGGACGGAGCTCCGGGGACTGTACCAGCGCCTCGGCGCGGAACTGCCCGAGAACGGGTGGACCGCCGCCGGCCAGAACGGGGATCTGGTGTTTCGTCTGGTGGAATCCCTGGTCAACCTCCGCGCCGACGGGCTGAACACGCCGGACTCCCCGCAGCAGGCCGCCGACGCCGGTATCGTGCTGTGCGGCTTGGCGGGCAGCCTTGCCGAAGTCCGGGCCCAGAGTGCGGCGCTCGTCGCTCGGAGGAATCCCTAG